One region of Ictalurus punctatus breed USDA103 chromosome 6, Coco_2.0, whole genome shotgun sequence genomic DNA includes:
- the LOC108266112 gene encoding myc box-dependent-interacting protein 1 isoform X3: protein MAELSMGKGVSAGKIASNVQKKITRAQEKVLQKLGKADETKDLAFEEGVINFNKQLAEGTKLQRDLRAYLAAVKAMHESSKRVQECLADMYEPEWYGKDEMDSVIEDSDLLWTDFHQKLVDHALISMDTYLGQFPDIKARIAKRDRKLVDYDSARHTYAAVNKGKKKEGGIKISKPASLLERATPGWAQGILSAHNVAQTNLTRCQAEEELERAQKVFEDINIDLQEELPSLWNSRVGFYVNTFQSVAGLEEKFHREIGKLSQNMNDTLVKLENEEMSRKTGSRVEKTSTIQRSDENQDANHTLSLAAPAIPKSPSKLKPAVPPPPKVTPSKDLKQENIINLFDEASAVGISVTSPTQFDAPATSNLLDMDLDALQAATTPVAAASAPQNWDSWEVAEGTATTEQPSTAKTTNESTEVEMPPNFLYKVQAMHDYTANDSDELEMKAGDVVLVMMYDNPDEQDDGWLSGVKESDWVQMKDHSKKGVFPENFTRKM from the exons atggctgAGTTGTCGATGGGCAAAGGGGTTTCCGCAGGAAAAATAGCCAGTAACGTGCAGAAAAAAATAACCAGGGCTCAAGAAAAG GTTCTGCAGAAGCTTGGCAAGGCAGATGAGACCAAAGACCTTGCATTTGAAGAAGGCGTGATTAACTTTAACAAACAGCTA GCTGAGGGCACCAAACTGCAGAGAGACCTGCGAGCCTATTTGGCTGCTGTGAAAg CGATGCACGAGTCTTCCAAACGTGTGCAGGAGTGCCTAGCTGATATGTACGAACCGGAGTGGTATGGCAAAGACGAAATGGACTCTGTTATAGAG GATTCAGACCTCCTGTGGACAGATTTTCACCAAAAACTAGTGGATCATGCTTTAATCTCCATGGACACTTATTTGGGCCAATTTCCTGATATTAAG GCCAGAATAGCGAAGCGTGACAGAAAGCTGGTGGACTACGACAGCGCCCGCCACACCTATGCTGCAGTAAACAAGGGCAAGAAGAAGGAGGGAGGGATTAAAATTTCCAAG CCTGCATCTTTGTTGGAGAGGGCCACTCCGGGATGGGCACAAGGAATTCTATCTGCTCATAATGTCGCTCAGACCAACCTGACCAGGTGTCAG GCAGAAGAAGAGTTAGAGAGGGCACAGAAGGTATTCGAAGATATCAACATAGATCTTCAGGAGGAACTGCCATCACTTTGGAACAG tCGTGTTGGTTTCTATGTGAACACCTTCCAGAGCGTGGCTGGTCTGGAGGAGAAGTTTCACAGAGAAATTGGAAAG CTGAGCCAAAATATGAATGATACACTGGTAAAACTGGAGAATGAAGAAATGTCCAG AAAAACAGGTAGCCGAGTGGAGAAGACCTCAACAATCCAAAGGAG TGATGAAAATCAGGATGCCAATCACACTCTGAGTCTAGCAGCACCAGCTATACCTAAATCTCCATCTAAG CTGAAACCTGCTGTTCCTCCACCACCTAAAGTCACTCCATCCAAGGATCTGAAGCAGGAGAACATTATTAACCTGTTTGATGAGGCTTCTGCTGTTGGCATTAGTGTTACATCTCCAACACAA TTTGATGCTCCAGCTACTAGTAATCTTTTAGACATGGACCTGGATGCACTGCAGGCAGCTACCACACCGGTAGCCGCTGCTTCAGCACCACAG AACTGGGATTCATGGGAG GTAGCAGAAGGCACAGCTACCACAGAACAGCCATCA ACAGCAAAAACGACTAACGAGAGCACAGAGGTAGAAATGCCGCCAAACTTTCTGTACAAA gtCCAAGCAATGCATGATTATACTGCCAACGATTCAGATGAGCTGGAGATGAAGGCAGGAGATGTGGTGCTTGTTATGATGTATGATAACCCAGATGAACAG GACGATGGCTGGTTGAGTGGAGTAAAAGAGTCTGACTGGGTTCAGATGAAGGATCACAGCAAAAAAGGAGTCTTTCCTGAGAACTTCACACGGAAAATGTGA
- the LOC108266112 gene encoding myc box-dependent-interacting protein 1 isoform X1: MAELSMGKGVSAGKIASNVQKKITRAQEKVLQKLGKADETKDLAFEEGVINFNKQLAEGTKLQRDLRAYLAAVKAMHESSKRVQECLADMYEPEWYGKDEMDSVIEDSDLLWTDFHQKLVDHALISMDTYLGQFPDIKARIAKRDRKLVDYDSARHTYAAVNKGKKKEGGIKISKPASLLERATPGWAQGILSAHNVAQTNLTRCQAEEELERAQKVFEDINIDLQEELPSLWNSRVGFYVNTFQSVAGLEEKFHREIGKLSQNMNDTLVKLENEEMSRKTGSRVEKTSTIQRSDENQDANHTLSLAAPAIPKSPSKLKPAVPPPPKVTPSKDLKQENIINLFDEASAVGISVTSPTQFDAPATSNLLDMDLDALQAATTPVAAASAPQNWDSWEYTESHTEAAQSWDDDDGSQPVHTAQPVYPTRDDDGNQPIHAPAAEPTWDDDGSQPMKAEGWHSDGPQVAEGTATTEQPSTAKTTNESTEVEMPPNFLYKVQAMHDYTANDSDELEMKAGDVVLVMMYDNPDEQDDGWLSGVKESDWVQMKDHSKKGVFPENFTRKM; the protein is encoded by the exons atggctgAGTTGTCGATGGGCAAAGGGGTTTCCGCAGGAAAAATAGCCAGTAACGTGCAGAAAAAAATAACCAGGGCTCAAGAAAAG GTTCTGCAGAAGCTTGGCAAGGCAGATGAGACCAAAGACCTTGCATTTGAAGAAGGCGTGATTAACTTTAACAAACAGCTA GCTGAGGGCACCAAACTGCAGAGAGACCTGCGAGCCTATTTGGCTGCTGTGAAAg CGATGCACGAGTCTTCCAAACGTGTGCAGGAGTGCCTAGCTGATATGTACGAACCGGAGTGGTATGGCAAAGACGAAATGGACTCTGTTATAGAG GATTCAGACCTCCTGTGGACAGATTTTCACCAAAAACTAGTGGATCATGCTTTAATCTCCATGGACACTTATTTGGGCCAATTTCCTGATATTAAG GCCAGAATAGCGAAGCGTGACAGAAAGCTGGTGGACTACGACAGCGCCCGCCACACCTATGCTGCAGTAAACAAGGGCAAGAAGAAGGAGGGAGGGATTAAAATTTCCAAG CCTGCATCTTTGTTGGAGAGGGCCACTCCGGGATGGGCACAAGGAATTCTATCTGCTCATAATGTCGCTCAGACCAACCTGACCAGGTGTCAG GCAGAAGAAGAGTTAGAGAGGGCACAGAAGGTATTCGAAGATATCAACATAGATCTTCAGGAGGAACTGCCATCACTTTGGAACAG tCGTGTTGGTTTCTATGTGAACACCTTCCAGAGCGTGGCTGGTCTGGAGGAGAAGTTTCACAGAGAAATTGGAAAG CTGAGCCAAAATATGAATGATACACTGGTAAAACTGGAGAATGAAGAAATGTCCAG AAAAACAGGTAGCCGAGTGGAGAAGACCTCAACAATCCAAAGGAG TGATGAAAATCAGGATGCCAATCACACTCTGAGTCTAGCAGCACCAGCTATACCTAAATCTCCATCTAAG CTGAAACCTGCTGTTCCTCCACCACCTAAAGTCACTCCATCCAAGGATCTGAAGCAGGAGAACATTATTAACCTGTTTGATGAGGCTTCTGCTGTTGGCATTAGTGTTACATCTCCAACACAA TTTGATGCTCCAGCTACTAGTAATCTTTTAGACATGGACCTGGATGCACTGCAGGCAGCTACCACACCGGTAGCCGCTGCTTCAGCACCACAG AACTGGGATTCATGGGAG TATACTGAAAGCCACACTGAAGCAGCCCAGTCatgggatgatgatgatggtagtcAGCCTGTGCATACTGCCCAGCCTGTATATCCTACCAGGGATGATGATGGCAACCAACCAATACATGCACCAGCTGCAGAGCCCACTTGGGATGATGATGGGTCCCAGCCGATGAAGGCTGAGGGTTGGCACAGTGATGGGCCTCAG GTAGCAGAAGGCACAGCTACCACAGAACAGCCATCA ACAGCAAAAACGACTAACGAGAGCACAGAGGTAGAAATGCCGCCAAACTTTCTGTACAAA gtCCAAGCAATGCATGATTATACTGCCAACGATTCAGATGAGCTGGAGATGAAGGCAGGAGATGTGGTGCTTGTTATGATGTATGATAACCCAGATGAACAG GACGATGGCTGGTTGAGTGGAGTAAAAGAGTCTGACTGGGTTCAGATGAAGGATCACAGCAAAAAAGGAGTCTTTCCTGAGAACTTCACACGGAAAATGTGA
- the LOC108266112 gene encoding myc box-dependent-interacting protein 1 isoform X2, with amino-acid sequence MAELSMGKGVSAGKIASNVQKKITRAQEKVLQKLGKADETKDLAFEEGVINFNKQLAEGTKLQRDLRAYLAAVKAMHESSKRVQECLADMYEPEWYGKDEMDSVIEDSDLLWTDFHQKLVDHALISMDTYLGQFPDIKARIAKRDRKLVDYDSARHTYAAVNKGKKKEGGIKISKPASLLERATPGWAQGILSAHNVAQTNLTRCQAEEELERAQKVFEDINIDLQEELPSLWNSRVGFYVNTFQSVAGLEEKFHREIGKLSQNMNDTLVKLENEEMSSDENQDANHTLSLAAPAIPKSPSKLKPAVPPPPKVTPSKDLKQENIINLFDEASAVGISVTSPTQFDAPATSNLLDMDLDALQAATTPVAAASAPQNWDSWEYTESHTEAAQSWDDDDGSQPVHTAQPVYPTRDDDGNQPIHAPAAEPTWDDDGSQPMKAEGWHSDGPQVAEGTATTEQPSTAKTTNESTEVEMPPNFLYKVQAMHDYTANDSDELEMKAGDVVLVMMYDNPDEQDDGWLSGVKESDWVQMKDHSKKGVFPENFTRKM; translated from the exons atggctgAGTTGTCGATGGGCAAAGGGGTTTCCGCAGGAAAAATAGCCAGTAACGTGCAGAAAAAAATAACCAGGGCTCAAGAAAAG GTTCTGCAGAAGCTTGGCAAGGCAGATGAGACCAAAGACCTTGCATTTGAAGAAGGCGTGATTAACTTTAACAAACAGCTA GCTGAGGGCACCAAACTGCAGAGAGACCTGCGAGCCTATTTGGCTGCTGTGAAAg CGATGCACGAGTCTTCCAAACGTGTGCAGGAGTGCCTAGCTGATATGTACGAACCGGAGTGGTATGGCAAAGACGAAATGGACTCTGTTATAGAG GATTCAGACCTCCTGTGGACAGATTTTCACCAAAAACTAGTGGATCATGCTTTAATCTCCATGGACACTTATTTGGGCCAATTTCCTGATATTAAG GCCAGAATAGCGAAGCGTGACAGAAAGCTGGTGGACTACGACAGCGCCCGCCACACCTATGCTGCAGTAAACAAGGGCAAGAAGAAGGAGGGAGGGATTAAAATTTCCAAG CCTGCATCTTTGTTGGAGAGGGCCACTCCGGGATGGGCACAAGGAATTCTATCTGCTCATAATGTCGCTCAGACCAACCTGACCAGGTGTCAG GCAGAAGAAGAGTTAGAGAGGGCACAGAAGGTATTCGAAGATATCAACATAGATCTTCAGGAGGAACTGCCATCACTTTGGAACAG tCGTGTTGGTTTCTATGTGAACACCTTCCAGAGCGTGGCTGGTCTGGAGGAGAAGTTTCACAGAGAAATTGGAAAG CTGAGCCAAAATATGAATGATACACTGGTAAAACTGGAGAATGAAGAAATGTCCAG TGATGAAAATCAGGATGCCAATCACACTCTGAGTCTAGCAGCACCAGCTATACCTAAATCTCCATCTAAG CTGAAACCTGCTGTTCCTCCACCACCTAAAGTCACTCCATCCAAGGATCTGAAGCAGGAGAACATTATTAACCTGTTTGATGAGGCTTCTGCTGTTGGCATTAGTGTTACATCTCCAACACAA TTTGATGCTCCAGCTACTAGTAATCTTTTAGACATGGACCTGGATGCACTGCAGGCAGCTACCACACCGGTAGCCGCTGCTTCAGCACCACAG AACTGGGATTCATGGGAG TATACTGAAAGCCACACTGAAGCAGCCCAGTCatgggatgatgatgatggtagtcAGCCTGTGCATACTGCCCAGCCTGTATATCCTACCAGGGATGATGATGGCAACCAACCAATACATGCACCAGCTGCAGAGCCCACTTGGGATGATGATGGGTCCCAGCCGATGAAGGCTGAGGGTTGGCACAGTGATGGGCCTCAG GTAGCAGAAGGCACAGCTACCACAGAACAGCCATCA ACAGCAAAAACGACTAACGAGAGCACAGAGGTAGAAATGCCGCCAAACTTTCTGTACAAA gtCCAAGCAATGCATGATTATACTGCCAACGATTCAGATGAGCTGGAGATGAAGGCAGGAGATGTGGTGCTTGTTATGATGTATGATAACCCAGATGAACAG GACGATGGCTGGTTGAGTGGAGTAAAAGAGTCTGACTGGGTTCAGATGAAGGATCACAGCAAAAAAGGAGTCTTTCCTGAGAACTTCACACGGAAAATGTGA
- the slc23a3 gene encoding solute carrier family 23 member 3, whose protein sequence is MVKPDRHKWIARCPQQDFNEANTLKSLKVDCRPPLLLNIALALQHVMVHASLCALVVGALVPQAEKEKTAASVFFYSGVSTLLQTCFGSCLPLIQAPSLDFLVPALVLLCARAGSHAACRGQCDQSEQFEVPAHQLRELQGMAVVAGLVQLSAGLCGVGGAMLTRCGPLVLAPVCCMLGFSIYREAALLCSDHWGFALLTVVLLVCLSQHLRCWTLSAHLKLPLYPAISMLSVLLSVLLVWVVCAALQHCGRITPHSASELLFKDDLNATPFQDWTTANSSNLLSPDPKAAWFMLPLPDLGLPLLSGDSIAAGIAAGLSSCISSQAVYVLTARLLKAPTPPAQACNRGVSVEGLSSVLAGLMGVPVGLCSSVPNACMTSLSQCGSRATVQLAAVMLMVLGLFLQLTQLLTSVPLAIHGAVLSVTYTVAAATGITYLQYTDVDSGRNIFNTGFTVFMSLVLPRWFRMQSGFIYTGVRSLDIFLQSCLMLPVFLVSLLAFLLDHTVSGTLSERGLERDQSTRKIQSLADKPQENSQSLVTVYDPPQPVRKVLDLPGLRNFPFCACRSLELEKITVASAEMSSLLPQ, encoded by the exons ATGGTGAAGCCAGACAGACATAAGTGGATCGCAAGATGTCCTCAACAGGACTTCAATGAAGccaacacactgaagagtcttAAAGTGGACTGCCGTCCTCCGCTCTTGCTAAATATAGCCTTGGCACTGCAG cATGTTATGGTCCATGCATCTCTGTGTGCATTGGTGGTTGGGGCATTAGTGCCTCAGGCTGAGAAGGAAAAGACAGCTGCCTCTGTGTTCTTTTACTCTGGTGTTTCTACGCTCCTTCAgacatgttttggatcatg TTTGCCATTGATCCAGGCTCCATCGCTAGACTTCCTGGTTCCAGCTCTTGTCTTGCTTTGTGCACGGGCAG GGAGTCATGCAGCCTGCAGGGGGCAGTGTGATCAATCAGAGCAGTTTGAGGTTCCGGCACACCAACTGAGAGAG ttgcAGGGCATGGCTGTAGTAGCAGGCCTGGTGCAGTTGTCAGCGGGTTTGTGTGGTGTGGGTGGAGCCATGCTGACCCGATGTGGTCCACTCGTCCTCGCTCCTGTGTGTTGCATGCTGGGATTCTCCATCTACAGAGAGGCAGCTCTGCTCTGCTCAGACCACTGGGGCTTTGCTCTTCT GACTGTGGTGTTGCTGGTGTGTCTGTCTCAGCACCTGCGTTGTTGGACTCTCTCTGCCCATCTAAAGCTCCCACTGTACCCTGCCATCAGTATGCTCTCA GTGCTGCTGTCTGTGCTCTTGGTGTGGGTTGTGTGTGCTGCTCTTCAACACTGCGGACGCATCACTCCTCATTCTGCGTCCGAACTGCTTTTCAAGGATGATTTAAATGCAACCCCATTTCAGGACTGGACAACTGCAAATTCATCTAACCTGCTTTCTCCAGATCCAAAAGCAGCGTGGTTTATGCTGCCTTTACCCG ATCTTGGGCTCCCCCTCCTGTCTGGTGACAGTATTGCAGCAGGAATTGCAGCAGGGTTGTCGTCTTGTATCAGCTCCCAGGCGGTGTATGTCTTAACAGCCCGGCTCCTGAAAGCTCCCACCCCTCCCGCACAGGCGTGTAACAGGGGGGTGAGTGTAGAGGGGCTGAGCAGCGTGCTCGCGGGGCTGATGGGGGTGCCGGTGGGGCTCTGCAGCAGTGTGCCCAATGCTTGTATGACCAGCCTCAGCCAG tgTGGCTCTCGGGCCACGGTGCAGCTTGCTGCTGTGATGCTGATGGTTCTAGGTCTGTTCCTACAACTGACTCAGCTGCTCACTTCAGTCCCTCTGGCTATTCACG GTGCTGTGCTCAGTGTGACCTACACAGTGGCTGCGGCGACAGGAATAACGTACCTCCAGTACACAGACGTGGACTCAGGGCGCAACATTTTCAACACAGGCTTCACAGTGTTCATGTCTTTAGTGCTTCCTCGCTGGTTCAGAATGCAGTCTGGATTTATCTACACTG GTGTACGCAGTCTTGATATATTTTTGCAGTCTTGTCTGATGCTGCCTGTGTTTTTAGTTAGCCTCTTGGCCTTTCTTCTAGACCACACAGTTTCAG GTACCCTGTCTGAGAGGGGGCTTGAACGAGATCAGAGCACTAGGAAGATACAATCATTAGCCGATAAGCCACAAGAAAACAGCCAAAGCCTAGTGACTGTGTACGATCCGCCACAACCCGTGAGGAAAGTGCTGGACTTGCCCGGTCTCCGTAACTTTCCTTTTTGTGCCTGCAGGAGTTTGGAGCTGGAGAAAATCACAGTGGCGTCTGCAGAGATGTCGAGCTTATTACCTCAGTAG